The bacterium genome has a segment encoding these proteins:
- a CDS encoding insulinase family protein yields MTRSNLDIRRATLPGGSRLLINADHRLPICTVMVWFEVGSRTEKNGQSGISHYLEHCYSMGTNRFKPRENSWIIQRLGGTKNAFTSHDYTAYYSQVPFSAMEMVIDMEADRFYNLALPENMVTSEKEVIKEEKRLRYEDAPMGKLYEHVLDLAYENHPYKNLVIGSWDDLDRIGRDDLMAYYRQQYVSNKMTLVISGDGDPDAWQVMAERYFG; encoded by the coding sequence ATGACTCGTTCTAACCTTGATATACGACGTGCTACGCTACCCGGCGGTTCGCGGCTGTTGATCAATGCCGATCATCGTTTACCGATATGTACCGTGATGGTTTGGTTTGAAGTCGGCAGCCGCACCGAAAAAAATGGCCAGTCGGGCATATCGCATTATCTGGAACACTGCTATTCGATGGGTACGAACCGCTTTAAACCGCGTGAAAATTCGTGGATTATTCAAAGGCTGGGCGGTACTAAAAATGCTTTTACTTCGCATGATTATACGGCGTATTACAGTCAGGTGCCTTTTTCGGCTATGGAAATGGTAATAGATATGGAAGCCGATCGGTTTTATAATCTTGCGCTTCCGGAAAACATGGTAACGTCGGAGAAAGAAGTCATCAAAGAAGAAAAACGCTTACGCTACGAAGATGCGCCGATGGGTAAATTGTATGAACATGTACTTGATCTTGCGTATGAAAACCATCCGTATAAAAATTTAGTGATCGGTTCATGGGATGATCTTGATCGTATCGGTCGCGATGATTTGATGGCGTATTACCGACAGCAATATGTATCAAATAAAATGACGCTCGTGATTTCCGGGGATGGCGATCCGGATGCATGGCAAGTTATGGCCGAACGATACTTTGGT
- a CDS encoding S9 family peptidase, producing the protein MPQVRRYYLMISIFLLFGYTLKAQGKRPITADDLWAFKRLSGFTVSPDNRYGCFVVTDYNVKENKGNSDLYLIELATGKTKRLTTNVGSDNSPAWHPNSRTIAFISKREGDYAQLHQIDIDGGEASLITEMPMGAAAPKFFPDGKRIAFVSTILPAYENDFDGMKKNLKERKDSKMSAKVSENRFFRYWDTWLTDGYVPHLYSYHIETKERKDLTPGLNALVSSDGSLDYDISPDGQWITFTRNSSHPPYAQLNSDVFLFKVGEYASAVNITADNLDDDGGAVFSKDGKSLWYSRSFEKNHPDLSHVVRYDLTSKEHKVITDKMDRSFGSYTESDNKKDWYFVAEDMGRTSVYNYNTQNQKIEKIFTEGGMANMNVGADKLWFLRTSISSPAEIWEYNFKTKKAGAVTSFNKSLLDSLDFGKTESLTFKGADNDDVQMYVVYPPNFDPNKKYPLVHMIHGGPHGAFGDDWSYRWNAHAFAAPGYVVALINFHGSTGFGKSFMKSIVGAHGDKPFTDIMRGTDYLLQKYSFLDSTRMAASGGSYGGYLVNWIAGHTNRFKCLISHAGVYNLMGQFASDVTFDRVINYDGSPWAGRYEQINRWSPAFFAHNFSTPMLIIHGEKDYRVVVTQGIEIYGVLTGKGVPARLVYYPNENHWILQPQNSIYWNKEVRDWFARWLK; encoded by the coding sequence ATGCCTCAAGTACGTCGCTATTATTTGATGATCAGTATTTTTTTGTTATTTGGATACACGCTAAAGGCGCAAGGTAAACGCCCAATTACTGCCGACGACTTATGGGCATTTAAGCGTCTGTCGGGTTTCACCGTGTCGCCCGATAATAGATATGGTTGTTTTGTTGTCACAGACTACAATGTGAAAGAAAACAAAGGTAATTCAGATCTGTATTTGATCGAATTGGCCACAGGAAAAACAAAACGCCTTACAACCAATGTCGGCAGCGACAACTCGCCTGCATGGCACCCCAACAGTCGAACGATAGCTTTTATTTCCAAACGTGAAGGCGATTACGCCCAACTTCATCAGATAGACATTGACGGCGGCGAAGCCTCCTTGATCACAGAGATGCCGATGGGAGCCGCCGCTCCGAAATTTTTTCCTGACGGAAAACGCATTGCTTTCGTGAGTACGATATTGCCCGCGTATGAAAATGATTTTGACGGGATGAAAAAAAATTTGAAAGAACGCAAAGATTCCAAAATGTCGGCTAAAGTGTCTGAAAATCGTTTTTTCCGTTATTGGGATACATGGCTGACAGACGGTTATGTCCCGCATTTATACAGTTATCACATCGAAACTAAAGAACGCAAAGACCTCACACCGGGGCTCAATGCGTTGGTCAGTTCCGATGGCTCTTTGGATTACGATATCAGCCCGGACGGTCAATGGATAACTTTTACCCGTAATAGTTCTCATCCTCCCTACGCACAGCTCAACAGCGATGTTTTTCTCTTTAAGGTCGGCGAATACGCTTCGGCCGTTAATATCACGGCAGATAATCTCGATGATGACGGCGGTGCGGTTTTTTCCAAAGACGGTAAATCGTTGTGGTATAGCCGTTCGTTTGAGAAAAATCATCCCGATCTGAGCCATGTCGTCCGCTATGATCTGACATCAAAAGAACATAAAGTCATAACCGATAAAATGGATCGCAGTTTCGGTTCCTACACGGAGTCCGATAATAAAAAAGACTGGTACTTTGTAGCGGAAGACATGGGGCGTACGTCCGTATATAACTACAATACGCAAAACCAGAAAATTGAAAAAATATTCACCGAAGGCGGCATGGCCAATATGAATGTGGGCGCCGACAAACTTTGGTTCTTACGCACAAGTATTTCATCCCCTGCTGAAATCTGGGAATATAATTTCAAAACCAAAAAAGCCGGAGCGGTAACGTCGTTTAACAAATCGCTTTTGGATTCTTTGGATTTCGGTAAAACGGAATCGCTCACTTTCAAAGGCGCGGACAATGACGATGTCCAGATGTACGTAGTTTACCCTCCAAATTTTGATCCGAACAAAAAATATCCTCTGGTTCATATGATTCACGGCGGCCCCCATGGTGCCTTTGGCGATGACTGGAGTTACCGCTGGAACGCGCATGCCTTTGCCGCGCCGGGTTATGTCGTAGCTTTGATCAATTTTCACGGCTCGACCGGTTTCGGTAAATCCTTTATGAAATCCATCGTCGGTGCACACGGAGATAAGCCATTTACCGACATTATGCGCGGTACGGATTATTTGCTGCAAAAATACAGCTTTCTCGACAGCACACGTATGGCGGCCAGCGGCGGAAGTTACGGCGGATATCTAGTCAATTGGATTGCCGGCCATACCAATCGCTTCAAATGCCTCATCAGCCATGCCGGCGTATATAACCTGATGGGCCAATTTGCCTCCGATGTGACTTTTGATCGTGTTATCAATTATGACGGATCACCTTGGGCCGGTCGTTACGAACAAATCAACCGTTGGAGCCCGGCTTTTTTTGCTCATAATTTTTCAACACCTATGTTGATTATTCATGGCGAAAAAGATTATCGCGTCGTCGTCACTCAGGGTATTGAAATATACGGTGTACTTACGGGTAAAGGCGTTCCCGCGCGTCTCGTGTACTATCCCAATGAAAACCACTGGATTTTGCAGCCGCAAAATTCCATTTATTGGAACAAAGAAGTGCGCGATTGGTTCGCACGTTGGTTGAAATAA